CGCCTTCCTGATATCAGGAATGGCTTTTACAGCTTCTGTGTCCGGTACTGCGACACGAATGACTTCACACCCTGCCTCCTCAAGCCGCTTTATCTGGGCAATAGTAGCACTGACATCCCTCGTATCTGTGTTGGTCATGGACTGAACAACAACAGGAGCACCGCCTCCAATCAAAACATCACCAACCTTTATCTGCCTTGTCTTCCTGCGAGTCATGTGAAAGTAAATTACCTGAATACTCTTAGTATGTCATTATATGAAACAATAATTATCAGCATGATCAGCATAGCAAAACCGACTGTCTGCGCCACCTCCATGGTCTTTCTGCTCAATGGACTCCCCTTTATCTTTTCAATTATCAGGAATACTATCCATCCGCCATCAAGTACCGGGATTGGGAGCAGGTTTAGAATGCCGAGCTGTAAACTAAGAAATGCCAGAAAAGCAATAAGGTCAGAAAATCCCGATTGTGCCGCCTCTCCGGTGAGTTTTGCTATCATAATAGGCCCGCCAAGTGTCTCAATAGAGATATTCATTGAAACCAGCCTCTTCAATACATCAACGGTCAACACAGTTAGCTCCAGCGCCTTCGATATACCATGTTTTATGGAGTCTAAAAGACCATATTTCCTGACTATAGACTCCTGCTGATTCATTATACCGATAATACCGTGACCACCCGCTGGATCCTTTACAGGGGTAACCTTAGCAAGTACCCTCTGATCGCCCCTCTTAACGGCAATAGTAAGCTCATTTCCTGCATTAGCCCTGATCAGTGAAGAAACCTGGTACCAGTTAAATACAGGATTACTATTTATCTCAACAATAAGGTCTCCTGCCTTCAGACCTTCGCGTTCAGCAGGGAATCCTTTGTTCACCTTTCCTATGACAGGCGGCATATCAGGAAGCATTCCTGCGTACCCCCCCCCGGCCTTCCTGGCAGTGCCATTGTCTTTTAATATAATCTCATGAACGTTACTGGCCCTTTCCACCTCAACCTTTAATCCAAGTTCAGGCCTTGTAGATATAATGGTCGCCACATCCTCCCAGTCTGACATGGGTTTATTATCAATTTTGACTATACGGTCACCCACCATAACGCCTGAAACCTGGGCAGGAGAACCTTCCTCAAGCCATGCGACTACAGGAGCATCCTCTAAAAATGCCGGCATCTTGATACCAATAAGAAACACCAAAGGCATCAACAAAAAGGCTATTATTATATTCATTACTGGTCCGGAAAGAACAACAGAGGCACGGGCCCCCACGCTCTTCGAAGGGAACTCATCAGGCGCCATAGTCGCTTCATCCATGTTCTCTCCAGCCATCTTCACATATCCGCCCAGAGGTAGCGCGGACAAAACATATTCTGTATCACCTACCTTTTTACCGATTATCCTGGGACCAAAACCAAGGGAAAATTTCAATACCCTGATGCCTTTCATTCTTGCCATGAGAAAATGGCCAAACTCATGAACAAATATCAATATCCCCAGACAGATTGTAAATATTATTACTGTATACATTTATTCTCCCCCGATTTCACGCAAAAATACCTCCATCCCTTTCAGTGCCGTCTTAGACACTACTCATTGCCCGGTACTCATTGCTTCTTCATCAGCTGATGTTCCCCACCATCCGCTCAGCCTCTTCCCGGGCCCAGCCGTCAGCCATCAGGACATCTTCTATATTCTTAACGGATGTTACAGTATGTTTTAACATTGTGTCACCAACGATCCTCTCTATGTCAAGGAATCCTATCCGGCCATCGAGGAATGCCCTTACTGCGACCTCATTGGAGGAATTCAACACTGCTGTCATTGAACCGCCTATTCTGATAGCGTCAAATGCATATGAAAGGCAAGGAAATTCCTTCCAATCAGGCATTTCAAAGGTCAGCACGCCTGTTTTAGCAAGATCAAGACGGCGCATTACAAGGTCTAACCTCTCAGGATAACTTAATGCATACGCTATCGGGATACGCATATCCGGTATGCCCATCTGAGATAAGACAGACCCATCCCTGAATTCTACCATAGAATGAATTATACTCTGCTGATGTACAAGCACCTCAATCTGGTTAATAGAGACATCAAACAACCACCTCGCCTCAATTACTTCAAGCCCTTTATTCATCAGAGTGGCAGAATCTATTGTAACCTTTGCACCCATATTCCAGTTCGGATGTCTCAGGGCATCCTCAACTGTCACCTTCTTTCTCTCATCATGGGAGGTTTTCAGAAAAGGTCCCCCTGAAGCAGTTAATATGATCTTGTGTAAATCCTCCCGTCTCCCGCATTCCAATACCTGAAATATGGCACTGTGCTCACTGTCTACCGGCAATATTCTAACACTCCTGTCTTTAGCCTCCCTTGTAACGATTTCACCTGCCATCACCATTGTTTCTTTATTGGCAAGGGCTATAGTCTTCCCGGCCTTGATTGCTGATAATGTCGGGATAAGTCCTGCAGAACCTGAAACTGCAGAAACTACAATATCGGCTTCAGGTATAGTGGAAACCTGTATAAGACCCTCAACGCCTGATACTATTTCAACATCAAGATCACTGCACCTGTCTTTCAACGCACCGGCTGCCTGCCTGTTATTTAAAGAGACCATCGCCGGTTTGAAGCGTCTAATCTGTGCCTCAATTTTTTCGATATTCTCACAGGCAGA
This DNA window, taken from Nitrospirota bacterium, encodes the following:
- the rseP gene encoding RIP metalloprotease RseP, with protein sequence MYTVIIFTICLGILIFVHEFGHFLMARMKGIRVLKFSLGFGPRIIGKKVGDTEYVLSALPLGGYVKMAGENMDEATMAPDEFPSKSVGARASVVLSGPVMNIIIAFLLMPLVFLIGIKMPAFLEDAPVVAWLEEGSPAQVSGVMVGDRIVKIDNKPMSDWEDVATIISTRPELGLKVEVERASNVHEIILKDNGTARKAGGGYAGMLPDMPPVIGKVNKGFPAEREGLKAGDLIVEINSNPVFNWYQVSSLIRANAGNELTIAVKRGDQRVLAKVTPVKDPAGGHGIIGIMNQQESIVRKYGLLDSIKHGISKALELTVLTVDVLKRLVSMNISIETLGGPIMIAKLTGEAAQSGFSDLIAFLAFLSLQLGILNLLPIPVLDGGWIVFLIIEKIKGSPLSRKTMEVAQTVGFAMLIMLIIIVSYNDILRVFR
- a CDS encoding 1-deoxy-D-xylulose-5-phosphate reductoisomerase, which gives rise to MKNISILGSTGSIGCSTLDVIAMFPESFNVSALSACENIEKIEAQIRRFKPAMVSLNNRQAAGALKDRCSDLDVEIVSGVEGLIQVSTIPEADIVVSAVSGSAGLIPTLSAIKAGKTIALANKETMVMAGEIVTREAKDRSVRILPVDSEHSAIFQVLECGRREDLHKIILTASGGPFLKTSHDERKKVTVEDALRHPNWNMGAKVTIDSATLMNKGLEVIEARWLFDVSINQIEVLVHQQSIIHSMVEFRDGSVLSQMGIPDMRIPIAYALSYPERLDLVMRRLDLAKTGVLTFEMPDWKEFPCLSYAFDAIRIGGSMTAVLNSSNEVAVRAFLDGRIGFLDIERIVGDTMLKHTVTSVKNIEDVLMADGWAREEAERMVGNIS